In Geotalea uraniireducens, one genomic interval encodes:
- a CDS encoding GH3 family domain-containing protein: MNPLTSLRSLTAPALDLVLKAGAAALAREFEARDPLASQRELLARIVATGAASRFGRDYGLAELAGEPYERLYAEYRRRVPIRTYGDFWRDYFGAGLSEEGGKRHLKMEDVTWPGKIPFFCETSGTTAPTKFIPFSREMFAANKRAALDMTACYLQRNPKSRLFQGKLLYMAGNTALSEMGDGVQSGDMSAITLRHRPFYLKPFIAPGLAVSTLPWEQKVAALAGLLLSDRNIRGISGVPPWIILLLAKVEEMGHRPLPDLLPNLELLIHGGTSMKPYRREFAAIFGDRAPHFLEVLPSSEAFMAFQLLGEEQMRFVPYYGTFFEFVPFDALDERGVPAADAPTVPLEGVEPGQRYAVLLTTAAGLWRYHLGDTIRFTDRAPHFIEFTGRDKFLDRFEEKVTQGEVEEAVARLNRRPGIEVREFVVGPLIAERRHRWILALGGESRPDAGSLAAELDAALRSLNADYDTFRSQERIKPPQVLTVAEDLIYRWSRDVRGKLGGQSKIPHIDPTGDGELVASLADYATRQQH, translated from the coding sequence ATGAACCCGCTGACCTCGCTCCGGTCGCTGACCGCCCCGGCCCTCGACCTGGTGCTCAAGGCGGGCGCCGCCGCCCTGGCCCGGGAATTCGAGGCCCGCGACCCGCTCGCCAGCCAGCGGGAGCTGTTGGCGCGGATCGTCGCCACCGGCGCCGCCAGCCGCTTCGGCCGCGACTACGGCTTGGCCGAACTGGCCGGCGAGCCCTACGAGCGGCTCTACGCCGAATACCGCCGCCGGGTGCCGATCCGCACCTATGGCGATTTCTGGCGCGACTACTTCGGCGCCGGGCTCAGCGAGGAGGGGGGAAAGCGCCACCTGAAAATGGAAGACGTCACCTGGCCGGGTAAGATCCCCTTCTTCTGCGAAACCTCCGGCACCACCGCCCCGACCAAATTCATCCCCTTTTCCCGGGAGATGTTCGCCGCCAACAAACGGGCCGCCCTCGACATGACCGCCTGCTACCTGCAGCGCAACCCGAAAAGCCGCCTCTTCCAGGGGAAGCTCCTCTACATGGCCGGCAACACCGCCCTCTCCGAGATGGGCGACGGGGTGCAGAGCGGCGACATGAGCGCCATCACCCTCCGCCATCGCCCCTTCTACCTCAAGCCGTTCATCGCCCCGGGGCTGGCGGTATCGACCCTCCCCTGGGAGCAGAAGGTGGCCGCCCTGGCGGGGCTGCTCCTTTCCGACCGGAACATCCGCGGCATCTCCGGCGTCCCCCCCTGGATCATTCTGCTCCTGGCAAAAGTCGAGGAGATGGGGCACCGGCCGCTCCCCGACCTGCTGCCGAACCTGGAACTCTTGATCCACGGCGGCACGAGCATGAAACCGTACCGGCGGGAATTCGCCGCCATCTTCGGCGACCGGGCCCCCCACTTCCTGGAGGTGCTCCCCTCGTCCGAAGCGTTCATGGCCTTCCAGCTCCTCGGCGAGGAGCAGATGCGCTTCGTCCCCTACTACGGCACCTTCTTCGAATTCGTCCCCTTCGACGCCCTCGACGAACGCGGCGTGCCGGCCGCCGACGCACCGACGGTCCCCCTGGAAGGGGTCGAACCGGGCCAGCGCTACGCGGTACTCCTGACCACCGCCGCCGGGCTCTGGCGCTACCATCTGGGGGATACCATCCGCTTCACCGACCGCGCCCCCCACTTCATCGAGTTCACCGGCCGCGACAAGTTCCTCGACCGCTTCGAGGAGAAGGTGACCCAGGGAGAAGTGGAAGAGGCGGTGGCCCGACTGAACCGCCGGCCGGGGATCGAGGTGAGGGAATTCGTCGTCGGGCCGCTGATCGCCGAACGGCGCCACCGCTGGATCCTGGCCCTCGGCGGGGAGAGCCGCCCCGATGCGGGGAGCCTGGCCGCCGAGCTGGATGCCGCCCTGCGCAGCCTCAACGCCGACTACGACACCTTCCGCAGCCAGGAGCGGATCAAGCCGCCGCAGGTGCTGACCGTCGCCGAAGACCTGATCTACCGCTGGTCGCGGGACGTCCGGGGGAAGCTCGGCGGCCAGAGCAAGATCCCGCACATCGATCCGACCGGCGACGGCGAACTGGTCGCCAGCCTGGCCGATTACGCGACCCGACAGCAACACTGA
- a CDS encoding alpha/beta hydrolase, giving the protein MTSSTVTPFARKIVLSNPALMTVATAASGIIRQLAIKPFAPRLRRREILCRERLPSIHAVHNRIYKEKGSGDLPTIVVGGFVPDATEAVEFQRELFRRYGSIYYLNYARSGFSTELLLAQLGDLVEDLNRRGKKPVIFAISFGCSLVARFLRTVAADDRLAIRGVVMTSPVLSTDDLVRPDRQKGDGVRMLESNLRRILRAGAEKGEELERQIERARRCFQALFEAGAENRPLSSRHLSIRKRIMEVLERTSCRGGYERVLALKEAAPAPGAPLFDGPTLVLLAEEEDNLLVPGSPTLELLRDQATSRRLFPRGTVRTVASAVRGDAVPHASLIFHHHCYNPFIESWYDKLNGVLRFAVVS; this is encoded by the coding sequence ATGACCAGCAGTACCGTCACGCCGTTCGCCCGGAAAATCGTCCTCAGCAACCCCGCCCTGATGACCGTGGCAACCGCCGCCAGCGGCATCATCCGCCAGCTGGCGATCAAACCGTTCGCCCCCAGGCTCCGCCGCCGGGAAATCCTCTGCCGGGAGCGCCTGCCGAGTATCCACGCCGTGCACAACCGAATCTACAAGGAAAAAGGGAGCGGCGACCTGCCGACCATCGTCGTCGGCGGCTTCGTCCCCGACGCCACCGAGGCGGTGGAATTCCAGCGGGAGCTGTTCCGCCGTTACGGTTCGATCTATTACCTGAACTACGCCCGCAGCGGCTTTTCCACCGAACTGCTCCTCGCCCAGCTCGGCGACCTGGTGGAAGACCTCAACCGGCGGGGGAAGAAGCCGGTGATCTTCGCCATCAGCTTCGGCTGCAGCCTGGTGGCCCGCTTCCTTCGGACGGTGGCCGCCGACGACCGCCTCGCCATCCGCGGGGTGGTGATGACCAGCCCGGTCCTCAGCACCGACGACCTGGTCCGGCCGGACCGGCAGAAGGGTGACGGGGTGCGGATGCTGGAGAGCAACCTCCGCCGCATCCTCAGGGCCGGGGCGGAAAAGGGCGAAGAGCTGGAGCGGCAAATCGAACGGGCCCGGCGCTGTTTCCAGGCGCTGTTCGAGGCCGGGGCCGAGAACCGCCCCCTCTCCAGCCGGCACCTGTCAATCCGGAAGCGGATCATGGAGGTCCTGGAGCGGACCTCCTGCCGGGGCGGCTACGAACGGGTGCTGGCGCTCAAGGAAGCGGCCCCGGCGCCCGGGGCGCCGCTGTTCGACGGACCGACACTGGTGCTGCTCGCCGAAGAGGAGGACAACCTGCTGGTTCCCGGCTCGCCGACCCTGGAGCTTTTGCGCGACCAGGCAACCAGCCGGCGGCTCTTCCCCCGCGGCACGGTCCGCACCGTCGCCTCGGCGGTCCGCGGCGACGCGGTCCCCCACGCCTCGCTGATCTTCCATCACCACTGCTACAACCCGTTCATCGAATCGTGGTACGACAAGCTGAACGGCGTCCTCCGCTTCGCGGTGGTTTCATGA
- a CDS encoding EAL domain-containing protein produces the protein MIPPAAPAIAATTTGYRRHLPRIEESFADCGYLFQQFREHLIRSQLTAVVGIRLETPPGTPPIAPRTLSLFVRLVGKRLRGRIEGGYRASDREFFLLLVPAGPYDATAYEHDLAAIRRELERHFLCHGRRTDAAVATKVDGVLLSNTAAGQIDNAIFGAFRELFGASLGEAEGVTAGERREIEEIVREGRITPFFQPIFALADGTVYGYEALSRIAGPTLIGSPDELFDKAIASGHAPALEMLCRTRALHGASRLAVPGRLFLNVCPALLTSSDHRQGKTSRLLDELGIDRSRVTFELTERTMIDDYELFNRVLAYYRSQGYSIAIDDLGAGYAGLKMLAQLEPDYVKLARFLVDDIHLSAKRQALVESLVGFCRRLGITVIAEGIERPEELAWLAELGVPLAQGYLLGRPAAAPLAPAYVAPEIAASRVTAP, from the coding sequence ATGATCCCCCCCGCAGCACCCGCCATCGCCGCCACCACAACCGGCTACCGCCGCCATCTCCCCCGCATCGAGGAGTCGTTTGCCGACTGCGGCTACCTGTTCCAGCAGTTCCGCGAACATCTCATCCGCTCCCAGCTGACGGCGGTGGTCGGCATCCGCCTGGAGACGCCGCCGGGGACGCCGCCGATCGCCCCCCGGACCCTGTCGCTCTTCGTCCGGCTGGTCGGCAAACGACTGCGCGGCCGGATCGAGGGGGGCTACCGGGCGAGCGACCGGGAATTCTTCCTTTTGCTGGTGCCGGCCGGCCCCTACGATGCCACCGCCTACGAGCACGACCTGGCGGCGATCCGCCGGGAACTGGAACGGCACTTCCTCTGCCACGGCCGCCGCACCGACGCCGCCGTGGCCACCAAGGTCGACGGCGTGCTGCTGAGCAATACCGCCGCCGGCCAGATCGACAACGCCATCTTCGGCGCCTTCCGCGAACTGTTCGGCGCCTCGCTCGGCGAAGCGGAGGGGGTGACGGCCGGCGAACGCCGGGAGATCGAGGAGATCGTCCGCGAGGGGCGGATCACCCCCTTCTTCCAGCCGATCTTCGCCCTGGCCGACGGCACCGTCTACGGTTACGAGGCGCTCAGCCGGATCGCCGGGCCGACCCTGATCGGGTCCCCCGACGAGCTGTTCGACAAGGCGATCGCCTCCGGCCACGCCCCCGCCCTGGAGATGCTCTGCCGCACCCGGGCGCTCCACGGGGCCAGCCGGCTGGCGGTGCCGGGACGGCTGTTCCTCAACGTCTGCCCGGCGCTGTTGACCAGCAGCGACCATCGCCAGGGGAAAACCTCCCGGCTGCTGGACGAGCTCGGCATCGACCGCTCCCGGGTCACCTTCGAGCTGACCGAACGGACGATGATCGACGATTACGAGCTGTTCAACCGGGTGCTGGCCTACTATCGCTCCCAGGGGTACTCGATCGCCATCGACGACCTGGGGGCCGGTTATGCCGGGCTGAAGATGCTCGCCCAGCTGGAACCGGACTACGTCAAGCTGGCCCGCTTCCTGGTCGACGATATCCACCTGTCGGCCAAACGACAGGCGCTGGTGGAGTCGCTGGTCGGCTTCTGCCGGCGGCTTGGCATCACGGTGATCGCCGAAGGGATCGAGCGACCGGAGGAGCTGGCCTGGCTGGCCGAACTCGGGGTGCCGCTCGCCCAGGGATACCTGCTCGGCCGACCGGCGGCCGCCCCCCTCGCCCCGGCCTACGTGGCGCCGGAAATCGCCGCCTCCCGTGTCACGGCGCCGTAA
- a CDS encoding STAS domain-containing protein, which yields MNRPFDIQITRKAAADQIELSGTIDAHAEKPLQNLPALIGQPLVRFDFSGVSRINSMGIAFLLRCFKAIREERQAEIRLTGLSQVNSMLFKMTGIFMLGSPE from the coding sequence ATGAACCGACCATTCGACATCCAGATCACCAGAAAGGCCGCCGCCGACCAGATCGAACTCAGCGGCACCATCGACGCCCACGCGGAGAAGCCGTTGCAGAACCTACCGGCGCTGATCGGCCAGCCGCTGGTTCGCTTCGACTTTTCCGGCGTCAGCCGGATCAACTCGATGGGGATCGCCTTCCTCCTCCGCTGCTTCAAGGCGATCCGCGAGGAGCGCCAGGCGGAGATCCGGCTGACCGGGCTCAGCCAGGTGAACAGCATGCTCTTCAAAATGACCGGCATCTTCATGCTCGGCAGCCCCGAATAA
- a CDS encoding PP2C family protein-serine/threonine phosphatase, which translates to MENRSTTFPKVREIAKPVTTISAELPVREVVALFRADQSLPAIPVTADERFVGLVDRRTLFFRQLAGPYAMELFGRKPISQLLDRPAAALEPHLDVNHALKKLLELDPTLEVDSVAVVDNGTCHGVVAVSDLMMAISDCQALLLSTLERLSARIRDEVDKAAAIQQALLPPPTGSFPGIEIGAGLTTSSEVSGDFYDYFPCGGNRVGLVIGDVSGHGVQAGMVTTAAKAALHTLAAQGTATPRDFLCGMNKAILATARQFLLMSCIVAIIDPAGGELCIANAGHNFPYLCRQRQGEAELLEIVSGFPLGFDANCVYSEYRTTFAAGDLLFLYTDGIVECTDAAGEEFGYGRLEELLRRGSELSPVALRDEVLAAARRFSGSKVFADDVTILIAAGRNIAPYEEPTP; encoded by the coding sequence ATGGAAAACAGGAGCACCACATTCCCGAAGGTCCGTGAAATAGCCAAACCCGTCACCACCATCAGCGCCGAACTGCCGGTGCGGGAGGTGGTGGCGCTCTTTCGTGCCGACCAGTCACTGCCGGCGATCCCGGTAACCGCCGATGAGCGCTTCGTCGGCCTGGTGGACCGCCGGACCCTCTTCTTTCGCCAGCTCGCCGGGCCGTATGCCATGGAGCTGTTCGGCCGGAAACCGATCAGCCAGCTGCTCGACCGCCCGGCAGCAGCCCTGGAGCCCCACCTCGACGTCAACCACGCCCTGAAAAAGCTGCTCGAACTGGACCCGACCCTGGAAGTCGATTCGGTGGCGGTGGTCGACAACGGCACCTGCCACGGGGTCGTGGCCGTGTCCGACCTGATGATGGCCATTTCCGACTGCCAGGCGCTGCTGTTGAGCACCCTCGAACGGCTCAGCGCCCGGATTCGCGACGAAGTGGACAAGGCAGCCGCCATCCAGCAGGCGCTGCTCCCGCCCCCCACCGGCAGCTTCCCGGGGATCGAGATCGGTGCCGGGCTGACCACCTCCAGCGAGGTGAGCGGCGACTTCTACGATTACTTTCCCTGCGGCGGCAACCGGGTGGGGCTGGTGATCGGCGACGTCAGCGGCCACGGCGTCCAGGCGGGGATGGTGACCACCGCCGCCAAGGCCGCCCTCCATACGCTGGCCGCCCAGGGGACCGCCACCCCGCGCGACTTCCTCTGCGGAATGAACAAGGCGATCCTCGCTACCGCCAGGCAGTTCCTGCTGATGAGCTGTATCGTGGCGATCATCGACCCGGCCGGCGGCGAGCTCTGCATCGCCAACGCCGGCCACAATTTTCCCTATCTCTGCCGCCAGCGGCAGGGAGAAGCGGAGCTGCTGGAGATCGTCTCCGGCTTCCCGCTCGGCTTCGATGCCAACTGCGTCTACAGCGAATACCGCACCACCTTTGCCGCCGGCGACCTGCTCTTCCTCTACACCGACGGAATCGTCGAATGCACCGACGCCGCCGGCGAGGAGTTCGGCTACGGCCGTCTGGAAGAGCTGCTCCGCCGGGGGAGCGAGCTGAGCCCGGTCGCCCTGCGGGACGAGGTCCTTGCCGCCGCCCGGCGGTTCAGCGGCTCGAAAGTATTTGCCGACGACGTGACCATACTCATCGCCGCCGGCCGCAACATTGCCCCCTACGAGGAGCCGACCCCATGA
- the phoU gene encoding phosphate signaling complex protein PhoU: protein MEKEHIIKQYDAELNAIRAKLLEMGGKVEEMIGAAIKALVERDSDLARKTIAMDHEINHLEMEIDENCLQVLALRQPAARDLRFITLALKIVTDLERIGDQCTSVAKRVVELNEEPPLKPYIDLPRMAKAAGTMVKEALDAFVRGDEALALKVCRDDNIVDHLNEQIQRELLTFMLEDPGTISRALRLNYISKYLERIADHATNVAEMVIFMLKGKDIRHMAPPSSPEIA from the coding sequence ATGGAAAAGGAACACATCATCAAGCAGTACGACGCCGAACTGAACGCCATCCGCGCCAAGCTCCTGGAAATGGGCGGCAAAGTGGAGGAAATGATTGGCGCGGCGATCAAGGCGCTGGTGGAGCGCGATTCGGACCTGGCCCGCAAGACCATCGCCATGGACCACGAGATCAACCACCTGGAGATGGAGATCGACGAGAATTGCCTGCAGGTGCTGGCGCTCCGCCAGCCGGCGGCCCGCGACCTCCGCTTCATCACCCTGGCGCTGAAGATCGTTACCGACCTGGAGCGGATCGGCGACCAGTGCACCAGCGTCGCCAAGCGGGTGGTGGAACTGAACGAGGAGCCGCCGCTCAAGCCGTACATCGACCTCCCCCGGATGGCCAAGGCCGCCGGAACAATGGTCAAGGAGGCGCTCGACGCCTTCGTCCGCGGCGACGAAGCCCTGGCGCTCAAGGTCTGCCGCGACGACAACATCGTCGACCACCTGAACGAGCAGATCCAGCGCGAACTGCTGACCTTCATGCTCGAAGACCCGGGGACCATCAGCCGGGCCCTCCGGCTCAACTACATCTCCAAGTACCTGGAACGGATCGCCGACCACGCCACCAACGTGGCCGAAATGGTCATTTTCATGCTCAAGGGGAAGGATATCCGCCATATGGCTCCCCCCTCGTCGCCGGAGATCGCCTGA
- the pstB gene encoding phosphate ABC transporter ATP-binding protein PstB → MNAKVKISDLNVHFGSTHAVKGVSIDVPENTVTAIIGPSGCGKSTVLRSLNRMHDLFPQARVTGRILLDGGDIYDRGVDPVVIRRRVGMVFQKPNPFPAMSIYDNVIAGYKLSGRLKKSDADEIVESSLSRVALWDEVKDRLKSSAMELSGGQQQRLCIARTIAVKPEVILMDEPCSALDPISTAKIEELISELKERYTVVIVTHNMQQAARVSDFTAFLYMGELIECDTTRKIFTTPEKSQTEDYITGRFG, encoded by the coding sequence ATGAACGCCAAGGTAAAAATCTCCGATCTGAACGTCCACTTCGGTTCGACCCATGCCGTCAAGGGGGTCAGCATCGACGTCCCCGAAAACACCGTCACCGCCATCATCGGCCCCTCCGGCTGCGGCAAGTCGACAGTCCTCCGCTCCCTCAACCGGATGCACGACCTCTTCCCCCAGGCCCGGGTTACCGGCAGGATTCTCCTCGACGGCGGCGACATCTACGACCGCGGCGTCGATCCGGTCGTCATCCGCCGCCGGGTCGGGATGGTCTTCCAGAAGCCCAATCCGTTTCCGGCCATGTCGATCTACGACAACGTCATCGCCGGCTACAAGCTGAGCGGCCGCCTGAAGAAGAGCGACGCCGACGAGATCGTCGAATCGAGCCTCAGCCGGGTCGCCCTGTGGGACGAGGTGAAGGACCGGCTGAAGAGCAGCGCCATGGAACTCTCCGGCGGCCAGCAGCAGCGGCTCTGCATCGCCCGGACCATCGCCGTCAAACCGGAGGTGATCCTGATGGACGAGCCCTGTTCGGCTCTCGACCCGATCTCCACGGCGAAGATCGAGGAGCTGATCAGCGAGCTCAAGGAACGCTACACGGTGGTCATCGTTACCCATAACATGCAGCAGGCAGCGCGGGTTTCCGACTTCACGGCGTTCCTCTACATGGGCGAGCTGATCGAGTGCGACACGACGCGCAAGATCTTCACCACCCCGGAAAAGAGCCAGACCGAGGACTACATCACCGGCCGATTCGGCTAA
- the pstA gene encoding phosphate ABC transporter permease PstA, whose protein sequence is MNRLTIRSLKNALMMLLLGVATLTVLLPLVMIFVHIVKMGISSVSPDFFTQIPAPPGESGGGMANGLVGSAILIVLAGGLGIPVGIFGAMYLVEYGGSRISSGIRFAADVLSGVPSIITGMVAYTLMVVPMKGFSALAGAVALALIMIPIVLRTTEEQLKMVPDTLREASLALGVPLWRTSLRVTLRSALKGVLTGILLAVARIAGETAPLLFTALGNQFWSKKLTEPIAALPLQIFNFAISPYDDWHRLAWAGALVLVTLMFVLSLTARFLGRNKYQS, encoded by the coding sequence ATGAACAGGCTGACCATCCGATCGCTGAAAAACGCCCTGATGATGCTCCTGCTGGGGGTGGCAACGCTGACCGTCCTGCTGCCGCTGGTGATGATCTTCGTCCATATCGTCAAGATGGGGATCAGCTCGGTTTCGCCCGACTTCTTCACCCAGATCCCGGCGCCCCCGGGCGAGAGCGGCGGCGGCATGGCCAACGGGTTGGTCGGTTCCGCCATTCTGATCGTCCTGGCCGGCGGCCTCGGCATCCCGGTCGGCATCTTCGGCGCCATGTACCTGGTCGAATACGGCGGCAGCCGGATTTCCAGCGGCATCCGCTTCGCCGCCGACGTCCTGTCGGGTGTCCCGTCGATCATCACCGGGATGGTCGCCTACACCCTGATGGTGGTGCCGATGAAGGGCTTCTCGGCGCTGGCCGGCGCGGTCGCCCTGGCGCTGATCATGATCCCTATCGTTCTCCGGACCACCGAGGAACAGCTGAAGATGGTCCCCGACACCCTGCGCGAGGCGTCGCTGGCACTCGGCGTCCCCCTCTGGCGGACCAGCCTGCGGGTGACCCTGCGCAGCGCCCTGAAAGGGGTGCTGACCGGCATTCTGCTGGCAGTTGCCCGGATCGCCGGCGAGACGGCGCCGCTCCTCTTTACCGCTCTCGGCAACCAGTTCTGGAGCAAGAAGCTGACCGAGCCGATCGCCGCGCTGCCGCTGCAGATCTTCAATTTCGCCATCTCCCCCTACGACGATTGGCATCGCCTCGCCTGGGCGGGGGCACTGGTCCTGGTAACGCTGATGTTTGTCCTGAGCCTGACCGCCCGTTTCCTGGGGCGGAACAAGTACCAATCGTAA
- the pstC gene encoding phosphate ABC transporter permease subunit PstC, whose amino-acid sequence MKLPKGLNGDLLFKGITVLFAFSILAIIALMILEMADQSLPAIRKFGWSFVGGSDWDAVQGIFGALPYIWGTVVSSILALLLATPLGVGTAIFITEIAPKRFGGVVASLVELLAAIPSVIYGLWGVLVMAPWLQQTVQPYLIDHFGFLPFFQGAPYGVSMMAAVIILMIMVLPIITSITKEVLQAVPQNQREAAIALGATRWEMIRMAVLPYGRSGILGAVILGLGRAVGETMAVTMVIGNTPQISLSLLSPGYTMPSVIANEFNEATSALHSAALMEIGLILLAVTLIINVLARLLLWSMTRKTAVGGAK is encoded by the coding sequence ATGAAGCTGCCGAAAGGGCTGAACGGCGATCTGCTCTTCAAGGGGATCACCGTCCTCTTCGCCTTCAGCATTCTCGCCATTATCGCCCTGATGATCCTGGAGATGGCCGACCAGAGTCTTCCGGCCATCAGGAAGTTCGGCTGGAGCTTCGTGGGCGGCAGCGACTGGGACGCGGTCCAGGGGATCTTCGGCGCCCTCCCCTACATCTGGGGGACGGTCGTTTCGTCGATCCTCGCCCTGCTCCTTGCGACCCCGCTCGGCGTCGGTACCGCCATCTTCATTACCGAGATCGCTCCGAAGCGGTTCGGCGGGGTGGTGGCCTCGCTGGTCGAGCTGCTGGCGGCGATCCCAAGCGTCATCTACGGCCTCTGGGGGGTGCTGGTGATGGCTCCCTGGCTGCAGCAGACGGTCCAGCCCTACCTGATCGACCATTTCGGGTTCCTCCCCTTCTTCCAGGGAGCCCCCTACGGGGTGAGCATGATGGCCGCGGTGATCATCCTGATGATCATGGTGCTGCCGATCATCACCTCGATCACCAAGGAAGTGCTGCAGGCGGTCCCCCAGAACCAGCGGGAAGCGGCCATCGCCCTCGGCGCCACCCGCTGGGAGATGATCCGGATGGCGGTCCTCCCCTACGGCCGCTCCGGAATCCTCGGCGCGGTGATCCTCGGTCTCGGCCGGGCAGTCGGCGAAACCATGGCGGTTACCATGGTGATCGGCAACACCCCGCAGATCTCGCTGTCGCTCCTCTCGCCCGGCTACACCATGCCGAGCGTTATCGCCAACGAGTTCAACGAAGCGACTTCGGCGCTCCATAGCGCCGCACTGATGGAGATCGGCCTGATCCTCCTGGCAGTGACCCTGATCATCAACGTCCTGGCTCGGCTGCTCCTCTGGAGCATGACCCGCAAGACCGCCGTCGGAGGTGCGAAATGA
- the pstS gene encoding phosphate ABC transporter substrate-binding protein PstS, translating to MFKSLRKGIALLALVAATAVAGQAGAETLINGAGATFPYPIYSKWFSEYAKIDTSVKFNYQSIGSGGGIKQITAQTVDFGASDKPLSDEELSAAAAAGGKLLHIPTVMGAVVVTYNLPGVGKGLKLTPEVLSDIYFGKITKWNDPRIAGINRGLRLPSSPIVVVHRSDGSGTTAIFTNYLCSVSPEWKTKVGTGTSVKWPIGLGGKGNEGVAGQIKTTANSIGYVELAYAFENKLPYAFLKNQAGNFVEPSIASTSAAAAGAAKHMPADFRIALVNQPGKNAYPIAGFTYLLVYQHQKNHENGKKLVEFLHWALNSGEKMAPALLYAPLPVNVKKMVEKTIKTIKY from the coding sequence ATGTTCAAGTCTCTTCGCAAAGGAATCGCCCTGCTCGCCCTGGTGGCGGCAACGGCGGTAGCGGGACAGGCCGGGGCCGAAACCCTGATCAACGGCGCCGGGGCCACCTTCCCCTACCCGATCTACTCCAAGTGGTTCAGCGAGTACGCCAAGATCGACACCTCGGTGAAATTCAACTATCAGTCGATCGGCAGCGGCGGCGGCATCAAGCAGATCACCGCCCAGACCGTCGATTTCGGCGCCAGCGACAAGCCGCTCTCCGATGAAGAGCTGAGCGCAGCGGCAGCGGCCGGCGGCAAGCTTCTCCATATCCCGACCGTCATGGGTGCGGTGGTCGTCACCTACAACCTCCCCGGCGTCGGCAAAGGTCTCAAGCTTACCCCCGAAGTGCTGAGCGACATCTACTTCGGCAAGATCACCAAGTGGAACGACCCGCGGATCGCCGGCATCAACCGCGGCCTGCGGCTCCCCAGCTCCCCGATCGTTGTCGTCCACCGTTCCGACGGCAGCGGCACCACCGCCATCTTTACCAACTACCTCTGCAGCGTCAGCCCGGAATGGAAAACGAAAGTCGGCACCGGCACCTCGGTCAAGTGGCCGATCGGTCTCGGCGGCAAGGGTAACGAAGGGGTCGCCGGCCAGATCAAAACCACGGCCAACAGCATCGGCTACGTCGAACTCGCCTATGCCTTCGAGAACAAGCTCCCCTACGCCTTCCTGAAGAACCAGGCCGGGAACTTCGTCGAGCCGTCCATCGCCTCCACCAGTGCCGCCGCTGCCGGCGCCGCCAAGCACATGCCGGCCGACTTCCGGATCGCCCTGGTGAACCAGCCGGGCAAGAATGCCTACCCGATCGCCGGCTTCACCTACCTGCTCGTCTACCAGCACCAGAAGAACCACGAGAACGGCAAGAAACTGGTCGAGTTCCTCCACTGGGCGCTGAACAGCGGTGAAAAGATGGCCCCGGCGCTCCTCTATGCGCCGCTCCCCGTCAACGTCAAGAAGATGGTCGAGAAGACCATCAAGACCATCAAGTACTAG
- a CDS encoding phosphate-starvation-inducible PsiE family protein gives MWKEDVIDLKLTKFFEVSARALLSLLIVAILLAILAGIIWTFFDLRLVFAHDFHGAFKTILVDVLTVLAIVEILRTALAYFSEGRVKVTYIIDTVLVTVLTEVMAFWYREVEWEKIAMVIALVLSLAAVRIIAVRFSPRRQREEL, from the coding sequence ATGTGGAAAGAAGATGTCATCGATCTGAAGCTGACCAAATTCTTCGAAGTATCGGCCCGGGCCCTCTTGAGCCTGCTGATCGTCGCCATTCTCCTGGCGATCCTGGCCGGCATCATCTGGACCTTTTTCGATCTCCGGCTGGTCTTTGCCCACGATTTCCACGGAGCATTCAAGACGATTCTCGTCGACGTGCTGACGGTACTCGCCATCGTGGAAATCCTCCGGACGGCGCTGGCCTATTTTTCTGAAGGCCGGGTCAAGGTGACCTACATCATCGACACGGTGCTCGTCACCGTCCTTACCGAGGTGATGGCCTTCTGGTACCGGGAAGTCGAATGGGAAAAGATCGCCATGGTGATCGCCCTCGTGCTGTCCCTGGCGGCAGTCCGGATCATTGCCGTCCGCTTCTCGCCCCGTCGCCAGCGCGAGGAGCTGTAG